The sequence CCGGATCGATTTCGGTTACGGCATTCTTGATTCTTGAGATCTCCAGTCGCGTGACAACGCAGTAGAGAATCTCCCGTTCTTCCTCAGTCCAACCGTGGGTCCCTAACCCGCCGGTGCTTTTGTAAACTGTAACGCCGCGATGCAGTTGGTTGATGATCGCGTCCTTAATCTCCTGGCTCTTTACCGAAACAATGGTCACGCCCCGGTATTCCTCGATGCCGTGAAGCAGGAAATCAATCGTCCGCGAAGCCGCGGCGTACGTCAGGATTGAATACATAGCTGAGTCGAGGCCGAGAAAGAAGGCAGCCGTCAGGAATATGAAGATGTTGAGGATGAGGATGACATCGCCAACATTCAGCAAGTTGCTGGTGCGGCTGACGAGGAGTGCGGCAATCTCAGTTCCATCCAAAACCGCTCCGCCACGGATGGCCATCCCGATGCCCGCGCCGATAAAGAAACCTCCGAAGACCGCCGTCAAAAGTTTGTCCGGCGTCACGTCGGGAAACTTTACGAATGCCAGCACCAGCGACAGCCCGGCGATCGACAGGACGCTCTTGATGGCGAACACGCGCCCGATTTGGCGATAGCCGATAGCGATGAAGGGAAGATTAATGACCAGGATCAGAATCGACAGGGGCAGATGAAAAATGTCCGACAGCAACATCGAAACACCCGTCACCCCACCGTCGATGAAACGGCTCGACAAAAGAAAGCCCTTCAGCCCGAACGCGGCCGAAAAGACGCCCCCGATGATCAGCGCAAAGTTCAGGACGCTCCTGCCAAACTTCTTCATTAGGCTTGAGAATAACGGGGTCAGCGCGAGGGCTCAAGCGTCGAACTGGCGGGCGGCTCTGCCGGCACCGGAACTTCGGTTGGAGAGCGCCACACCCAGACGGGTAACCCGCGGGAAAGGAAGGTTGACGCGCGCGGGAATTTTATTACAATACACGGCACTTGGAGTGAGGCTGAATGCTTTGCTCCCGCGCGATTACGCGCGAGAGAGCGGCGATGAGTGGGAGCATCGCCGCTTTCGTTTTAAATGGTCCTTTAGTTTGCAGGTTCCTTCTCGATCGTCGCATCCACCACCCACGCGGGCTGCCCGGTCCGCTCCCGGAACTGACTCACTTCGCCACCGTTAACGTCGAGTTAACTTCCGCTTCAAACACTTGTAACGCGAAATCAATAACCTGTAAGGTGCAATTCGAAAATCTTGCCTCGCTCGGAAGAAATGGAGTAACAAACCATGTTTAGAATGCGGCCTCTTTCTATCCCCGGCATGCTCGCGCTGCTGGTTCTTTTAGTTGTGCCGGTTTCGCATTACGCGCAAGCGGAAGTCGCGCGCGCCGGCAACGACCCGAATGTCCCGCCCACGGCAAAGCCCGACGCGGATATCGCGCACAAGCTCGAGCTGCTGGAAGAACAATTGCGAGCGCAAAACGGCCGCATCGATCAACTGACTGCTCTGATCGCTGAGCAGCAGCGACTGATTAATCAATTGGTCGCCGCGCGAGTCGCGAACACCACCACCGGCGCCGTCGATTCAGCGCCGGGCACAGTCGCCTCGGCGACGGAACCCACCATCTCGACGACCACCGATACGGCGGCCCAAAATCCGTCGGAAGATCGAATCAAGAAACTCGAAGAGCGCGTGTTGAAGTTTGGTCCGTTCCGATTCAGTGGTGATTTCCGATTGCGCTTTGACGGAACGTTCCGGCCAGCGGAACCGAACCCTCCCGCCGGATTCGCGCCGCTCACACACGTGCAAAACGTGCGCATGAGGTATCGTTTCCGCTTCAACTTCGATACTGACATCAATTCGAAACTCAGTTTTCACGGACAACTCTCGACCGGTGCGATCACCGATCCCCTTTCGGCGGATCAGGATTTCGCGCAGACCACGGTCAAGCATCCGTTCTTTATCAGTGAGGCCTGGATTGACTATCACCCGAACAAGTCGCTCCAGCTTCAGGCGGGACGCGTGCAGGAAATCTTTGCCGACAATTCGAAGTTCATGTTTGACGACGACGTGCGATTTAATGGGTTCAACGAGAAGTACATCTTCTTTTTCAAAAACAACAGCCTGAGAGTTTCAAGTTTGGAATTGCGTGCGGGCCAATACTTCCTGACGAACCCGAACGTGGCCATCGTGACCCCGGGAAGTCCTCTGGCGCAGGCGGGCGCCGTCATCGGTTCAACCGGTCGCGCCGCGCAACTGTTTCACCAGGGTTTATTGCTGAATCAGAAATACAACGATCGTTGGAGCTCGCAGTTCGGCGGCGACGTGCAGGTGTATCGAAATCCGAATCAGATCCAACTCCCATCGACCGCCAATGGCGTGGCCATCATTGTGCAAAACGGTCTGGGCATCGCGCTTTCCGGTCCCATATCGGGCACCGGCAATGCCACTACGAGCCCGGGCGGAGCGATCTACACGGCCCGCAATTTTCATATCGCGCGCCTCACGTACCGTTTGAACTGGGCTGGATTTTCAAAGGGCGGCCACGACTATCCCGTAACTTTCTATCTTCAGGGGTCGCGAAATGTCGGTATTGGCATGCCTGAACGCGATGCGATGCTGGCCGCGCTACAAGTCGGCCCCAGCCGCGCGACCAAGCGCGGCGACATGGCTTTCCTTTACTTGTTTTCAATCAAAGGCGCGAACGCTTTGATCTCCCAATTTACTGACAACGATTTGGGCACTGGAAGCGGAGTGAACATCCGCACGCATCACTTCCGTTTTGACTATGCAATCAATCGTAAAGTGTCCTGGCAAAGTCTGTTCTACATTCAGAACGAGCTGCGCAACAGCGGCCAGTTCCCGAACTTCTTCGTGCCGCTGAACGCTTTCACACCGCGACAATATCGCTGGCAGGAGCAACTAGTGTTTACTTTCTGATGGCGGTTGAAGTTGAACCGCGTCGGTGATATAAGGCGCAACAGCGAACGGCCCGACGCGTTCGCGAGCACGCTTCAGTCTCAAAATTTGAAGCTGTGCCTTGCGCTAAATCTTCGAGGATCAGGCGCGAGACTCGACGGCGGCGCGGAGTTTGTGGGGACTTCGCGCCGCTTTCGACTTTTCAGGCCAATTCTCCCGGCACAAAAGTGCAGAGTCACATGGGCAATCGTAATTGGCGAGCCAGGGTTCTACCGACTCTCATGATGGCGGGCGTACTCTCGCTGCTGCTCAGCCTGCTGCTCGGTGGATTTATCTTTTACCAGTGGGTGCTTGCTGTTGAAGCCAGCGCAGCGTCTTTGATGCTGCTTGTTTTTTACTTCCGAAATTATCACCACAGCACGCGCCGGTCTCAGTGGCCGCCGCTTCTGCCGCTGGCGCTAATCTTCGCGTCAGGCGGCGCGAAGAGCTTCTACGTCGCCACCGGCAAAGAAACGCCCTGGTTAGTCATCGGCATATTGTTGGCGGGGGTGTTCTGGCTCGCTCTCTCCTCGTGGCTAATATTACGCAGGCGACAACGCCTCAATCATCCGACGGACCTGGGCGACGGGCCGAAGCGACAAGGATGAGAACTCCGCGCGATTGAATCCGACGAGTCCTTACGCAGACTGGCGGTTACCAGAGTCGATTCGAATTAGATTATTGAAGTGATAATGGTGCACCCGGCACGACTCGAACGTGCGACCCCCTGATTCGTAGTCAGGTACTCTATCCAGCTGAGCTACGGGTGCGTGAAGGAATGAATGGAGTTTAAAGTCTCAGGTTTGAAGTTTCAAGTTAGTGCGTAAGACCACCCGGTCGCTACCGCTCCCGGTACTGACCAGCACGCCGATTACTTCGCGTAATACCCGGTCTTTGTCTTCGCAATTAGATCAGGTCGCGTGACGTCCACGCGGATCGCGCGCCACAGGCCGTCACGTTTGTCCGGGTTTGGTGCCTGATAAGCAATGCTGTAGAGCGTACGCAAGTGCGCCGCAAGCTCGGCATAGACTCTGGCCATTTGATCGAGACGCCGAATATCGCTGACCTGCCCGCCGGTGCGATCCGCCATCATCTGCAGACGCGTGCGCGCGGCCGAGTACTGCGCGATGATTCGCGGATCCGGAAGCGGCAGCCGTCTCGCATCGCCCGATGGCAGCGCTAAAGGAAAAATTGTGACACCCTGGCGATCGGCATCAGCCAAAACGGAAACCAAAGCCGAAGCGGCCTCTGGTTTGATCACGGTGCTTACTTCCACTTCGGTTGCTTTCGCGACCGCCGCGCGATCAGACTTGCGGACTTCCGTGTCCAGACCGTCTGTCAACGCCACGATCGCCTTGCGGCGCTTTCCCTCAGCGGCCAATTTCCTTAACGCCTCTTTTAATCCATCGAAGAGCAACGTATCGCCGGAGCCGCTGGCCAGCGTAATTGAGTACGCAGTTTTCTGACGATCGGTCGTGAAGCCCGACAACTCGCGCACGCCTTTGCCATTGAACACAATCACCGCGACGCGATCTTCGGGTGCGAGTGCATCCAGAAATCTGATCGCTGCCTGGTGAATCTGTTGGCGAAAGTTCACCGTCGAACCCGACATGTCCAGGAGCATCACCAGACTGAATGGTGACTGCGTCGGTTCGAACGCGACTATTGGCCGCTTAACATCGTCTTCGTAGATCGCAAAATCGCCCTGAGACAGCGAAGTGATCGCGCGGCCCTGCCGATCTACCACGCCGACGTTAAGTTGCACGACCGACGTATCGGTCTTGAGAATGTCATCCTGCGCCGAGACTGCCGTGGAAAAACCGAGGAAAACAGCCGCGCAAAATAAGGCGGTCAGGCCGAACCTGGCGCTGGCTTTGACTAAGTATGATCCCGAAAACACGAACATTTAGTTGAGTTTCACCCGATTTGAGTTCGCTGGGGTTTGCAGTATCCGATCTCGCGAGCGAAGTTTGCAACTGCGGTTGATCGGGCTACTGCCCGTTCAACGTTTTCGTTCCTGCGGAACTCAACCCACTTTTTTCACGAGCAGCTATAAACATTTGACGGCTCTGCGGCTAAGGCTAGCCACTTGTATTACCCCAACGCCCTGCGTCCACTCGCAATATAATCGCGTGCTCACTTCCAGAGGCTCCCACGATGAGCAACTCCAACTTCTGCAGAAACTGTGGTGCGCGGCTCATACGTAAAGGTTGGCGACTGTGGATACGCGGCGCACTCTGCGACGATTGCGCCCGCCGGCCAGGAGTTAACACGCGCAGCCGAGCAATCATCGTCATCGGTCTACTGGCCGCCGCCGCCTTTGCTTTCGGACGCTATCTGCGACCCTCGGCCCCGCCTTTGATCATTCAACGAGCCGCGAACTCGCCGCTGTCGGATGCGCCGCTCGATCTCAACTCACTCACAAAACGAGGCCCAGGCCCTTCAAACTCAAACGGGCCACCAACGTCTGCCGACGACGAGGCGACTTACATCTGCGGGGCGCGAACTAAAAAAGGCGCACCGTGTCGCCGCCGCGTGCATGTCGCCGGCGAGCGGTGCTACCAACATAAAGGCCGCACCGCAATGGTCGCACTGGAGAAACTAGTCATCGGCCCCGACGCCCCAAAAAAGTAGCCCGCGCGAAATGCATCACGCGGGCTATTAAGTGAGCCTTCACTGCTATCGAATCGTCTTGACCGGCGGCGCTTGTCTTGTCGGCAGCTTCACCGGGTTCTTCAGCTTCACCATTACTTCAGCGATGCCGCGTTCGAGTTGTGGATCGCGACCGGCAATCTCTGACGCCGGGTCATTGTCGACTTCGATGTCAGGATCGACGCCATAGCCTTCGATGATGTACTCGCCTTTCGTGTTTGCGAGCGCCGAGCCCGGCACAAAGATGTTGCCGCCGTCGATCAGAACGCCACGGTTTTGAATGCCGACAACACCGCCCCATGAACGCTTGCCGATTAGCGGTCCAAGGCCCGCTTCACGGAACATCCACGGAAAGATGTCGCCGTCCGAAGCCGAGTTCTGATCCAGCAACGCGACCATCGGTCCGATGAAGACTCCGTCAGGATACGTGTTGCCGATATCGTCGGTCCGCGCATAGTTGACGGCGAGCATCTTGCGCCGCAAACGCTCGATCAGCATGCGCGAAACGTTGCCGCCGCCATTGGCGCGCACATCGACGACCAGACCTTCTTTGTCGATCTGCGGGTAATACCACTTGATGAACTCGCGGATGCCCGCAGCGCCCATGTCGGGAATGTGAATGTAGCCAACGCGGCCGTTGCTCGCTTCTTCAACCTGCTTGCGGTTCTTCGTAATCCAATCGAGATAGATCAAATTACTCTCGTCGGTGATCGGACGATACGAAATCGTCCGCGCGCCGTCCATCACCGGGCGGCTGTTCACCGTCAGCGAAACCGGGTTGTCGGCTTTGTTGCGCAGCAGACGATAAATGTCGTCGTTAGCCTTAACTTCTTCCCCGTCGATCGCCAGCACATAATCGCCGACGTTGGCATTTATGCCGACTTCCGTCAGCGGGGAACGGTAAATGTCTTCTTCGTTTTGCCCCTGAAAGATTCTCGAAATGCGATAGCGTCCCGCCGCCTGATCAACGTCGAAGCGCGCTCCGGCCAGACCGACGCGCGGCCGCGGCGGAATCAAGAAGTCGCCGCCTTCGATATACGCGTGCTGCACGGTCAGCTCGGCAATCATTTCGCCGATGACGTAGTTCAGATCCGAGCGGTGGCCGACGTACTGGAGCAGAGGCTTGTACTGCTCGCGCAGCGCGACCCAGTCATAGCCGTGCATGTTCGGCACGTAGAAAAAGTCACGGTAGCGCCGCCAGACTTCGTTAAAAATCTGGTTCCACTCTTCAACCGGAACACGATCCACGACCAGCCCGGCAGTCGAAACCGGTTTACGCGTGCGGTCGCCCACAGGCGTCGCTTCGTAGATAGAAAAGCCCGGGCCTTGACGCGCCAGGACCTTCGAGCCGTCACGCGACATGGTGGCACCCCCGACGTCATCGATCAGGGTCGTCTCTCTGCGGTCTTTCAACGAATAGAGTTTGAGCTGCGCGGGACGATCACCCGGACGGCCGATGTAGCCGGCCGAACCCACGGCGTAAAGCAGAAAACCCGGTTTGGTGCCGAGCCCCCCGTAATTGTCAGCCCCGATCGGCGCCCGCACCACGCGATTCATGATGCCGTCGAAATCGATCGTCATCGCCTTTGGCTGGGGCGGCGCGGCGGGTTTCGGCGCATCGGCTTTCGGAGCTTCGGCTTCGCCTTCTTTCTTCGGCTCCGCCGGCGCGGCGCCTTCTTCTCGCGCCCTGGTCACTGCAACTTCATCGCTCTCCGGTGGAAACGGATGCTTCACGTCTTTACGCAAAGCCATTGCGTAAATATAGCTGGTGCGGTTCGTCGCGAAGTTGAATTCGATCTGCGAAACTTGCGGCGCGAATTCGTGGTCGCTCAGGAAGAAGAGATAGCTGCCGGTGCTGTCCCAAGCCGGACTGCCGGCGTTGAACATCTGGCTGGTCACGCGCGTGACTTTGTTGTCGGCCCCGTTCCAAATGTGCAGCTGCGCGAAGCCATTGCCATTCGTTGCCATGCTGAACGCGAGGTAGTTACCGCTCGGGGACCATGTGTAATCGCGAATCTGTCCACGCGGCGCGTCGATGATCTCGGTGATCTTCTTGTCAGCGAGGGTAACGACATAAAGCTTGCCGTCTTTGTCGCTGAAAGCGAGACGCTTTCCGTCGGCCGACCACTCCGGTTGATAACGCATCGCTTTGCCGCCGGTCGTGATCTGCTGTGGCGGTTTCAAGCCATCCTGCGCGATGACGTAAACCTCTTCTTCGCCGGTCATGTCGGATATGAAAGCTATCTGCGATCCGTCGGGCGACCAGCTGGGCCATTTGTCGTGCGCACCCGATGAATGCGTGAGATTACGCGTCGGGCCTTTCTCAATCGGCACCGTGAAAATGTCGCCGCGCGCAGACATCAGGGCGCGTTCGCCTTTCGGGCTCAATTCATAAGATTCAATGTTGCCTGCGGCTGAGACGCGACTGGGCCGGCGCGCTAAGCCATCATCGGGAACGGTGATCGAGATTGGCGCAGCTTTTCCGCTGCGCGTGTCGAGCACTTGCAGCTCGCCATTCATCTCGTAAACGATGCGATTCTGATCGTCCGCGCTGGGCCAGCGCACGTCCCAGAGCTTGCTGTGGGTAACCTGCGTCGTTTTGCCATTGCCGGTGTTGTAGGCGTACAGGTTGAAATGGCCGTCACGATCCGAATCGTAATAAATCGTGTCGCCAATCCACATCGGATCGCGCGTCGCGCGCGGGCCATCAGCGATCGACTTGGTGGCATGCGTCTTCAAATCGTAGATGTAGAGACGGTTCGCCTGACCGCCGCCGTAACGCTTCTCAGGACGAAAGTCGCGCGATTGCGGCGAGTAAACCATGCGCGTTCCATCCGGCGAGTAATCGCCGGAACCCGCTTGCGGCATCGGCAGAGCTTCCGCGGCGCCACCTTCAACTGAAACCGTGTAGAGCTTTGCAATCGGCAGCGACCATGAATCACGTTGCGACTTGAAAACGATGCGCTTGCCGTCGCGTGTCCAGCCGTAAACCTGATTGTCCCAGCCCCAGCGCGGAGTAAAAGGGCCCTTGGCCGGATAAAAAGTGAGCTGGCGCGGCACGCCGCCCACGGACGGCATGACGTACACCTGCTCGTCGCCATCGTACTGTCCGGTGAAAGCGATCCACTTTCCGTCCGGCGAGAACTTCGCGAACACTTCAATGCCGGGATGCGCCGTCAACCGAATTGCGCTCCCACCATTCGCGGGCGCGGTCCAGAGGTCGCCGGCGTAAGTGAAGGCGACGCGGTCGCCGTGCATGTCCGGGAAACGCAGCAGCTTTGTCTGTGCGGAAGCGGTTGTCGCTCCGATTAGTGCGACGAGAAGGGGAAGGAAGACGCGGATCGATACAAGTCGTTTAAGCAAGGGCTCTCTCTCCTTAACGGTAGTGTTTAGAGTACCAGCCTTAGCTGGGCCTTCGGTAAACCGACAAACTGCCCGACTAGAGTCGGTACTCTGACATCGTGTCGTTGATTTTAGTTTTCAAAAACGCGCAGGATGCTCAGGCTTCTTTACGCCCGGCAGGCAGGTTCGGTTTCAAAATGATTGTTAAATCACCACTTGATCGAGCCTTCTTTCGAAGTGTCGATCTGCGCTAGCTCATTCTCACCGTAGAAGAAGCCTTTCATGTTGTCCATCAGGAAGCCTTGCGCTTCAGGGTTCGTAAGATCCAAACCGTAATGGTTAATGATGCGGGTCTGATTCTGTAACCACTCAGCCCAACATGCCTGGCAAACTTCCTTGGCGACTTTCTGGCCAAGTTCAGTCGGGAGGGGCGCATAGCCGAGCGGACTGCGTTTCTGCCCGCAGCGGGCGCATTTGATTTCGTCTGGCATGAACTATGTACCTCGGCTGGGATTATCAGGTTTCAAGTTTCAGGTTTCAAGTTTCAAGCTCGCGGCTTCAACTTGAGACCTTAAACTTAGAACTTGAAACTAACCCGTTGCTGCGCGAATCGCTTTCAGCACATCGTCATCCTTGGGCCGAAACAATCCCAACGGGCGGACGTCGCGATGACGAATCGCGCCCTTCCCATCGATCACGAAAACCGAGCGGGCGACTTTTCCCGGCACCAGCGAGTTCGCCCCGTACATGTCTGCCACTTTTCGATCAGCATCCGAAAGAAGACGCAGCGGCAGATCGTGATGATCGGCGAACTTCTTGTGGGATTCGACGCTGTCAGTCGAGATGCCGACAACTTCCGCGCCGGTGGCCGCATAGTCGTCCCAACGGTCGCGCACAGAACACATCTGGCGCGTACAGACCGGAGTCTCGTCGCCGGGATAGAAAAGCAGCACGACGACTTTGCCGCGATAATCTGAAAGCCGCCAGGGCTTCCCTTCTCCGTCAGGCAGTGTGAAGTCGGGCGCGTCCGATCCTTCTTTGAGCATAGCTCAGACTTTAAGCGCCAAAGGCGGCTCTGGCAAACACAGGTCGACGTTACCTCGCACTTACTGATATTGACGTCTCGGGCCGTCGGTTATTAAGATGATCGAGCCCCCTGCTCCCCCGCGTGAGAATTCATCAGCAGATTGCGCGCCCCGAATAACTCCACACGCTGAAGTAACTCCCCCGTGAAATTAAGTC is a genomic window of Pyrinomonadaceae bacterium containing:
- a CDS encoding S41 family peptidase codes for the protein MLKRLVSIRVFLPLLVALIGATTASAQTKLLRFPDMHGDRVAFTYAGDLWTAPANGGSAIRLTAHPGIEVFAKFSPDGKWIAFTGQYDGDEQVYVMPSVGGVPRQLTFYPAKGPFTPRWGWDNQVYGWTRDGKRIVFKSQRDSWSLPIAKLYTVSVEGGAAEALPMPQAGSGDYSPDGTRMVYSPQSRDFRPEKRYGGGQANRLYIYDLKTHATKSIADGPRATRDPMWIGDTIYYDSDRDGHFNLYAYNTGNGKTTQVTHSKLWDVRWPSADDQNRIVYEMNGELQVLDTRSGKAAPISITVPDDGLARRPSRVSAAGNIESYELSPKGERALMSARGDIFTVPIEKGPTRNLTHSSGAHDKWPSWSPDGSQIAFISDMTGEEEVYVIAQDGLKPPQQITTGGKAMRYQPEWSADGKRLAFSDKDGKLYVVTLADKKITEIIDAPRGQIRDYTWSPSGNYLAFSMATNGNGFAQLHIWNGADNKVTRVTSQMFNAGSPAWDSTGSYLFFLSDHEFAPQVSQIEFNFATNRTSYIYAMALRKDVKHPFPPESDEVAVTRAREEGAAPAEPKKEGEAEAPKADAPKPAAPPQPKAMTIDFDGIMNRVVRAPIGADNYGGLGTKPGFLLYAVGSAGYIGRPGDRPAQLKLYSLKDRRETTLIDDVGGATMSRDGSKVLARQGPGFSIYEATPVGDRTRKPVSTAGLVVDRVPVEEWNQIFNEVWRRYRDFFYVPNMHGYDWVALREQYKPLLQYVGHRSDLNYVIGEMIAELTVQHAYIEGGDFLIPPRPRVGLAGARFDVDQAAGRYRISRIFQGQNEEDIYRSPLTEVGINANVGDYVLAIDGEEVKANDDIYRLLRNKADNPVSLTVNSRPVMDGARTISYRPITDESNLIYLDWITKNRKQVEEASNGRVGYIHIPDMGAAGIREFIKWYYPQIDKEGLVVDVRANGGGNVSRMLIERLRRKMLAVNYARTDDIGNTYPDGVFIGPMVALLDQNSASDGDIFPWMFREAGLGPLIGKRSWGGVVGIQNRGVLIDGGNIFVPGSALANTKGEYIIEGYGVDPDIEVDNDPASEIAGRDPQLERGIAEVMVKLKNPVKLPTRQAPPVKTIR
- a CDS encoding oxidative damage protection protein translates to MPDEIKCARCGQKRSPLGYAPLPTELGQKVAKEVCQACWAEWLQNQTRIINHYGLDLTNPEAQGFLMDNMKGFFYGENELAQIDTSKEGSIKW
- a CDS encoding peroxiredoxin produces the protein MLKEGSDAPDFTLPDGEGKPWRLSDYRGKVVVLLFYPGDETPVCTRQMCSVRDRWDDYAATGAEVVGISTDSVESHKKFADHHDLPLRLLSDADRKVADMYGANSLVPGKVARSVFVIDGKGAIRHRDVRPLGLFRPKDDDVLKAIRAATG
- a CDS encoding YitT family protein, which produces MKKFGRSVLNFALIIGGVFSAAFGLKGFLLSSRFIDGGVTGVSMLLSDIFHLPLSILILVINLPFIAIGYRQIGRVFAIKSVLSIAGLSLVLAFVKFPDVTPDKLLTAVFGGFFIGAGIGMAIRGGAVLDGTEIAALLVSRTSNLLNVGDVILILNIFIFLTAAFFLGLDSAMYSILTYAAASRTIDFLLHGIEEYRGVTIVSVKSQEIKDAIINQLHRGVTVYKSTGGLGTHGWTEEEREILYCVVTRLEISRIKNAVTEIDPDAFIAMQALSDVHGGLVKKPIFH
- a CDS encoding VWA domain-containing protein, which translates into the protein MFVFSGSYLVKASARFGLTALFCAAVFLGFSTAVSAQDDILKTDTSVVQLNVGVVDRQGRAITSLSQGDFAIYEDDVKRPIVAFEPTQSPFSLVMLLDMSGSTVNFRQQIHQAAIRFLDALAPEDRVAVIVFNGKGVRELSGFTTDRQKTAYSITLASGSGDTLLFDGLKEALRKLAAEGKRRKAIVALTDGLDTEVRKSDRAAVAKATEVEVSTVIKPEAASALVSVLADADRQGVTIFPLALPSGDARRLPLPDPRIIAQYSAARTRLQMMADRTGGQVSDIRRLDQMARVYAELAAHLRTLYSIAYQAPNPDKRDGLWRAIRVDVTRPDLIAKTKTGYYAK
- a CDS encoding putative porin — its product is MRPLSIPGMLALLVLLVVPVSHYAQAEVARAGNDPNVPPTAKPDADIAHKLELLEEQLRAQNGRIDQLTALIAEQQRLINQLVAARVANTTTGAVDSAPGTVASATEPTISTTTDTAAQNPSEDRIKKLEERVLKFGPFRFSGDFRLRFDGTFRPAEPNPPAGFAPLTHVQNVRMRYRFRFNFDTDINSKLSFHGQLSTGAITDPLSADQDFAQTTVKHPFFISEAWIDYHPNKSLQLQAGRVQEIFADNSKFMFDDDVRFNGFNEKYIFFFKNNSLRVSSLELRAGQYFLTNPNVAIVTPGSPLAQAGAVIGSTGRAAQLFHQGLLLNQKYNDRWSSQFGGDVQVYRNPNQIQLPSTANGVAIIVQNGLGIALSGPISGTGNATTSPGGAIYTARNFHIARLTYRLNWAGFSKGGHDYPVTFYLQGSRNVGIGMPERDAMLAALQVGPSRATKRGDMAFLYLFSIKGANALISQFTDNDLGTGSGVNIRTHHFRFDYAINRKVSWQSLFYIQNELRNSGQFPNFFVPLNAFTPRQYRWQEQLVFTF